One genomic window of Corallococcus silvisoli includes the following:
- a CDS encoding alpha/beta hydrolase family protein, translated as MGISLDRRSLIQASLGLTGGLALLRGAPSLAAQPPSGASASAAAPTPWYELGLMEDPIMESQLLHFLAATYSAQADISEVLDTARRVVPGDDWSWPNEWVHTADRIRTMGDASLAKRHTLSAGNAYLRAANYYRAALIHHPEPTHPSVVATGRKAVDAYNKALTLLRIPGTPVRIPYERTTLPGYFFRSPSARTLAPLLIFQQGRDAWPEESKYVVDAALARGYHCLLVHAPGQGMAIREQGLPFRPDWENVIRPVVDFAVCIAGVDSRRIALLGWSMGGALVPRAAAFERRIKILIPNPGVLNWGQSSFEQFNTYFPDVMPLLESDPRAFDAAMAQLMSQVFLYRWYMKDSMCKHGASSPSDLLFKLREFNNEPVVHRIHCRTLVMDGTAEAFSQGQARLLFDSLSCPKDYLLFTAEDTGLLHCQEGAQAVANHRMFDWLDDAI; from the coding sequence ATGGGCATCTCATTGGACCGTCGCTCCCTCATCCAAGCCAGCCTTGGGCTCACCGGGGGGCTCGCGCTCCTCCGGGGCGCTCCTTCCCTCGCGGCCCAGCCCCCGTCCGGGGCCTCCGCCTCCGCTGCGGCGCCCACGCCCTGGTATGAGCTGGGATTGATGGAGGACCCCATCATGGAGAGCCAGCTCCTCCACTTCCTGGCCGCGACCTACAGCGCCCAGGCGGACATCAGCGAGGTGCTGGACACCGCGCGGCGCGTCGTCCCGGGGGATGACTGGAGCTGGCCCAACGAGTGGGTCCACACCGCCGACCGCATCCGCACCATGGGCGACGCGAGCCTGGCCAAGCGTCACACCCTCAGCGCCGGCAATGCCTATCTGCGCGCCGCCAACTACTACCGCGCCGCCCTCATCCACCACCCCGAGCCCACCCACCCGAGCGTGGTGGCCACCGGGCGCAAGGCGGTGGATGCGTACAACAAGGCCCTGACGCTGCTCCGGATCCCAGGGACGCCGGTGCGCATCCCCTATGAGCGGACGACGCTGCCCGGCTACTTCTTCCGCTCGCCGAGCGCCCGGACCCTCGCGCCGCTGCTCATCTTCCAGCAGGGGCGCGACGCGTGGCCGGAGGAGTCCAAGTACGTCGTGGACGCGGCCCTCGCGCGGGGCTACCACTGCCTCCTCGTGCACGCGCCCGGGCAGGGCATGGCCATCCGCGAGCAGGGGCTGCCCTTCCGTCCAGACTGGGAGAACGTCATCCGGCCGGTGGTGGACTTCGCCGTGTGCATCGCGGGAGTGGACTCGCGGCGCATCGCGCTCCTGGGATGGAGCATGGGGGGCGCGCTGGTGCCCCGCGCCGCGGCGTTCGAGCGGCGCATCAAGATCCTCATCCCCAATCCCGGCGTCCTGAACTGGGGCCAGTCCTCCTTCGAGCAGTTCAACACCTACTTCCCGGACGTGATGCCGCTGCTGGAGAGCGACCCCCGGGCCTTCGACGCGGCCATGGCCCAGCTGATGTCGCAGGTGTTCCTGTATCGCTGGTACATGAAGGACTCGATGTGCAAGCACGGCGCGAGCTCGCCTTCGGACCTGCTCTTCAAGCTGCGCGAGTTCAACAACGAGCCCGTCGTCCACCGCATCCACTGCCGGACGCTGGTGATGGACGGCACCGCGGAGGCGTTCTCCCAGGGACAGGCCCGGCTGCTCTTCGACTCGCTGAGCTGCCCCAAGGACTACCTGCTCTTCACCGCGGAGGACACGGGCCTGCTGCACTGCCAGGAAGGGGCGCAGGCCGTCGCCAACCACCGGATGTTCGACTGGCTGGACGACGCCATCTGA